The proteins below are encoded in one region of Ostrea edulis chromosome 3, xbOstEdul1.1, whole genome shotgun sequence:
- the LOC125675828 gene encoding neuropeptide S receptor-like has product MDAWKNYSTSWDNIETPETFGINNLSTFQDISKKITLREWNNEIVHKLLFNTILLWIYFALGILGNTVVIFFYSFRIKGKLEDRFLIPHLAFFDLLATILTTIDKTMDNIFPVMYPSYRLCQILNFSSRVFAATGDGVLLLIAVHRYQRICRPFQFQRPFSNSRVCLALVFLVTVLLNLPVFMFYGLHSVHHHTFDIEGYRCDHIHHHALFSIFMTGYDICIFVLIVIVMIAISALYSLIARTIKQSAGNAMRFKKRSTDFSSSSYTNRVDQTPGKDGKCNVLEISKNLDKTLLEGIGGFSASKVKKMRRSSSTSNTGQLASRYRYQKNRFSYMFMAIALLFILTYIPSNILKMCELTHPEMLFELPHWKLHFYLFFRQGYILNHVVNPFVYGLFDSGFRRDLISFLTCLKK; this is encoded by the coding sequence ATGGATGCATGGAAAAATTACTCTACATCGTGGGACAACATAGAAACCCCAGAAACATTTGGAATAAACAATCTGTCAACTTTTCAAGACATTAGCAAGAAGATAACTCTGCGAGAATGGAACAACGAGATAGTACATAAACTTCTCTTCAACACCATTTTGCTGTGGATTTACTTTGCTCTAGGTATCCTCGGAAACACAGTCGTTATTTTCTTCTATAGCTTTCGAATCAAAGGCAAATTAGAGGACAGATTCTTGATCCCCCACCTAGCTTTCTTTGATCTTCTGGCCACCATACTGACCACTATTGACAAAACAATGGATAACATTTTTCCAGTCATGTATCCCAGTTACAGACTAtgtcaaattttgaatttttccagTCGTGTATTTGCAGCCACGGGAGATGGGGTACTCCTACTGATTGCTGTTCACCGGTATCAACGAATATGCCGACCGTTCCAATTTCAACGCCCGTTCTCCAACAGCAGGGTGTGTTTAGCTCTTGTTTTCCTTGTAACTGTGCTGCTGAATCTACCCGTGTTTATGTTTTATGGACTACACTCTGTGCATCATCACACATTTGATATCGAGGGCTACCGGTGTGACCATATTCATCACCACGCCCTATTTTCAATCTTTATGACAGGTTATGACATTTGTATCTTTGTACTTATAGTTATTGTTATGATTGCTATCAGTGCTCTCTATTCTCTTATCGCCAGGACCATTAAACAGAGTGCAGGTAACGCCATGAGATTCAAGAAACGATCCACAGATTTCAGCTCAAGTTCTTACACAAATAGAGTTGACCAAACGCCCGGAAAGGACGGCAAATGTAACGTCCTTGAGATAAGTAAGAATCTGGACAAAACCCTCCTGGAAGGAATCGGTGGTTTTTCAGCTAGTAAAGTCAAGAAAATGAGACGAAGTTCCTCCACAAGCAACACCGGACAATTAGCCTCGCGTTACAGATACCAGAAAAATCGCTTTTCCTACATGTTCATGGCAATAGCTCTGTTGTTCATCCTCACATACATCCCATCGAACATCCTTAAAATGTGTGAGCTGACACATCCAGAGATGTTGTTCGAACTCCCCCACTGGAAACTTCACTTTTATCTGTTCTTTCGTCAGGGTTACATATTGAATCACGTGGTTAATCCATTCGTGTATGGTCTTTTCGATTCTGGATTCCGACGGGATTTGATTAGTTTCCTGACATGTTTGAAGAAGTAG
- the LOC125674903 gene encoding uncharacterized protein LOC125674903, whose translation MALNSAPFLVGLILIHCTSGLRWWQTLAPLGLNHCPESSGEGNVCYDLVKSSNNCSYVCQFVKPIESFFREIYNLCEHPDWSSSKNIECHYYQCQKKCCGGWVKDESGRCSIESTEIDCHNGGTPHGEHCICPEHFTGKTCETAVCEGGCINGGECRKLDPHLPPKCICPANFTGNSCEKAVCGDGCLNGGSCISTYYGVTCVCRVGFLGSRCEKEHCERCRFFHRHYDTSCSRNCKSDHDCEKEETCCEHRGKNICVVKKEKAYQTCSSTIDNFPYIKTIQVGEVTTNTWGKKCMCMPGYKDGYLNCADNVCEADDIEENTCTRHGDGIIHDVDKVPDYVEYSPPKIYNCPVRYTRVMVEVQDQSNVALLYHQFRARDYLGEEIHVNISQQKFYACNCAFGQRVRANATTVDRHGGKTTCCFTVEIVDRHPPRLSNCPADIYAVAGEKISWTIPKATDNVGIRDLWIEPNVINGSHIGKGDHVFRYVAEDWYGNKAECRFLVSITGSDSDGWSSDMKSRITINKSVIIGAVVLGILAIALLVLIVVVFHVCKRVRISRYRPGRTPRQDIANRTPAQIDACLSEPPPYEVAAKDKLPDYKPRDDPPVYEDICKDKSNENEIEGCTSPIYTISGPGDNFRGDAVNPNTTITDV comes from the exons GTGGCAGACTTTGGCACCCCTCGGGCTGAACCATTGCCCGGAGTCTAGTGGAGAAGGAAATGTCTGTTACGATCTGGTTAAATCCAGTAACAACTGCTCCTACGTGTGTCAGTTTGTCAAACCAATCGAGTCCTTCTTTCGGGAGAT CTACAATTTATGCGAACATCCAGACTGGTCGTCATCCAAGAATATTGAATGTCATTATTACCAATGTCAGAAGAAGTGCTGTGGCGGATGGGTCAAGGACGAAAGTGGAAGGTGTTCGATCG AAAGTACAGAAATTGACTGTCATAATGGAGGAACACCGCACGGTGAACACTGCATCTGTCCAGAACATTTCACAGGCAAAACGTGTGAAACAg CTGTTTGTGAAGGAGGATGCATTAATGGCGGCGAGTGCAGAAAATTGGATCCACATTTGCCTCCCAAATGTATTTGTCCCGCCAATTTCACTGGCAATTCATGCGAAAAGG CGGTTTGCGGTGATGGCTGTTTGAATGGTGGCTCATGCATATCTACGTACTATGGAGTCACGTGTGTATGTCGGGTCGGTTTTCTTGGAAGTCGTTGTGAAAAGG AGCACTGCGAGAGATGTAGGTTCTTCCACAGACATTATGACACATCATGCTCACGCAACTGCAAGAGTGACCATGACTGCGAAAAGGAGGAAACATGTTGTGAGCACAGGGGCAAGAATATTTGTGTTGTCAAGAAAGAG AAAGCTTACCAAACTTGTTCTAGTACTATTGACAACTTTCCCTACATTAAAACGATTCAAGTTGGTGAAGTGACTACAAATACATGGGGTAAAAAGTGCATGTGCATGCCCGGGTATAAGGATGGTTATTTGAATTGTGCAGACAATGTGTGTGAAGCAGACGACATAGAGGAAAATACGTGCACTCGCCACGGAGATGGCATTATACATGATGTGGATAAAGTTcctg ATTATGTCGAATATTCTC CTCCTAAAATTTATAATTGTCCGGTAAGATATACACGAGTAATGGTGGAGGTACAGGACCAGTCTAATGTGGCTCTTCTTTATCACCAATTCCGGGCACGTGACTACTTGGGGGAAGAAATTCATGTTAACATCAGTCAACAGAAGTTCTACGCCTGCAACTGTGCTTTTGGTCAAAGGGTGAGAGCGAACGCAACAACGGTTGATCGACATGGCGGCAAAACAACCTGCTGCTTCACTGTGGAAATTGTCG ATCGCCATCCGCCAAGGCTCTCCAACTGCCCCGCGGATATTTATGCTGTGGCGGGAGAAAAGATATCCTGGACTATTCCAAAGGCCACGGACAACGTCGGAATCCGAGACCTGTGGATAGAACCAAATGTGATCAACGGGTCTCATATCGGAAAGGGGGATCACGTATTTCGCTATGTCGCCGAAGACTGGTATGGCAACAAGGCAGAGTGTCGCTTCCTCGTCAGTATAACAGGATCTG ACTCGGATGGGTGGTCTTCTGATATGAAATCAAGAATTACCATAAACAAGTCGGTTATCATAG GGGCTGTTGTTCTTGGAATCCTGGCCATCGCGCTTCTAGTCCTTATCGTGGTGGTGTTCCATGTTTGCAAAAGAGTTCGTATTTCCAGATACCGACCAGGAAGGACTCCCCGACAAGACATCGCTAACCGTACACCGGCACAGATTGACGCATGTCTATCAGAACCGCCCCCCTACGAAGTCGCCGCAAAAGATAAACTTCCGGACTACAAACCACGTGACGATCCACCCGTGTACGAAGATATTTGCAAAGACAAAAGCAATGAAAACGAAATTGAGGGGTGCACCAGTCCTATCTATACGATATCAGGACCCGGCGACAATTTCAGAGGAGACGCTGTAAATCCTAACACGACCATCACCGATGTGTGA